The proteins below come from a single Serpentinimonas raichei genomic window:
- the cas5e gene encoding type I-E CRISPR-associated protein Cas5/CasD: protein MPRYLILRLDGPMQAWGTHTFEDFRPSNLYPTRSGLLGLLAACLGIERSDHAGQAALAASVEFSVRVDTAVGRLDRKQPVKKPGVKLPDFHTVMDARKVDGKANKFPVVSRREYLYDAAFTVAVGIKPDAPFTQDTLAAALRRPLYTPTLGRRACPPARPVFDGEAEAANGVEALLNASGNGALIYSESLESGQPLRLRDVPLHGNKRQFGTRLVYLHKNKEAPCS from the coding sequence ATGCCGCGCTATCTGATCCTGCGACTCGACGGGCCGATGCAGGCCTGGGGGACGCACACGTTCGAAGACTTCCGGCCCTCCAACCTCTATCCCACGCGCAGCGGGCTGCTCGGCTTGCTTGCGGCCTGCCTCGGCATCGAGCGCAGCGACCACGCCGGGCAAGCAGCGCTCGCGGCGAGCGTCGAATTCAGTGTGCGCGTCGATACCGCTGTCGGGCGGCTTGATCGCAAACAGCCCGTGAAGAAACCCGGCGTGAAGCTGCCGGATTTCCACACCGTGATGGACGCGCGCAAGGTCGATGGCAAAGCCAACAAATTCCCCGTGGTGTCGCGCCGCGAATACCTGTACGATGCCGCGTTTACTGTGGCCGTCGGAATCAAGCCGGATGCACCGTTTACACAGGACACCCTCGCCGCTGCGCTGCGCCGCCCGCTGTATACGCCGACCCTAGGCCGTCGCGCCTGCCCGCCCGCGCGGCCGGTGTTCGACGGCGAAGCCGAAGCCGCCAACGGCGTCGAAGCATTGCTAAATGCCAGCGGTAACGGAGCGTTGATCTACAGCGAAAGTCTGGAATCCGGCCAGCCCCTGCGTCTGCGCGACGTGCCCCTGCACGGCAACAAGCGCCAGTTCGGCACGCGGCTCGTGTACCTGCATAAAAACAAGGAAGCGCCATGTTCATAA
- the cas7e gene encoding type I-E CRISPR-associated protein Cas7/Cse4/CasC codes for MTTKNFINFHVLISHSPSCLNRDDMNMQKTAVFGGVNRVRVSSQSLKRAMRTSAYYGRHLGEPSVRTRNLPRLQARFTEALKDRYDAARVAQTLEWMSGKEGIAGGTGSDAVAPWTLEEVAHYCKLLGEEGQDLKKLEKQIEKDARSFRAAMAQAVDIALSGRMATSGLMSNLPVDGAMAIAHAITTHAVEPQDVDWFTAVDDLTQDAGETGAGHLDTQQFSSGVFYRYASLNLKQLQVNLGLIADMKSEETAESRAQALAVARHVLHLLATVVPSAKQQSFAAHNLADFAVASFADQPISLANAFEEPIKRDRNGGFLKPSIAALAAYWARINAAYGLDENARAFAVQGDVELNGKPAATLAELESWVASGGQG; via the coding sequence ATGACCACCAAGAACTTCATCAATTTTCACGTCCTGATTTCGCACAGCCCGTCGTGTCTGAACCGCGACGACATGAACATGCAGAAAACGGCGGTGTTCGGCGGCGTCAACCGGGTGCGGGTGTCGAGCCAGTCGCTCAAGCGCGCCATGCGCACCAGCGCATATTACGGTCGGCATCTCGGCGAGCCGTCGGTGCGCACGCGCAACCTGCCCCGGCTTCAGGCGCGCTTTACCGAGGCGCTGAAAGATCGCTACGACGCGGCGCGCGTAGCGCAAACGCTGGAATGGATGTCAGGCAAGGAGGGCATTGCCGGGGGTACGGGCAGCGATGCGGTCGCACCCTGGACGCTGGAAGAAGTCGCGCATTACTGCAAGTTGCTGGGTGAAGAAGGGCAAGACCTCAAAAAGCTGGAAAAGCAGATCGAAAAAGACGCCAGGTCTTTCCGTGCCGCGATGGCGCAGGCGGTGGACATTGCCTTGTCTGGGCGGATGGCGACTAGCGGGCTGATGAGCAACCTGCCGGTGGACGGCGCAATGGCCATCGCCCACGCCATCACCACCCACGCGGTCGAGCCGCAGGACGTGGACTGGTTCACCGCCGTGGATGACCTGACTCAGGACGCGGGCGAAACCGGCGCGGGCCACCTCGATACCCAGCAGTTTTCGTCCGGCGTGTTCTACCGCTATGCCAGCCTCAACCTCAAACAATTGCAAGTCAATCTGGGTCTGATCGCCGACATGAAGAGCGAGGAAACCGCCGAATCGCGCGCGCAGGCGCTGGCTGTCGCCCGCCATGTGCTGCACTTGCTGGCGACCGTGGTGCCTTCGGCCAAGCAGCAGTCGTTCGCTGCGCACAACCTAGCCGACTTTGCCGTGGCGAGCTTTGCCGATCAGCCGATTTCACTCGCCAATGCGTTTGAAGAACCGATCAAGCGCGACCGCAACGGCGGCTTCCTAAAACCTTCGATTGCGGCGCTGGCGGCGTATTGGGCGCGCATCAACGCGGCTTATGGGCTGGACGAAAACGCGCGCGCGTTCGCCGTCCAGGGCGACGTGGAATTGAACGGAAAACCTGCCGCCACGCTGGCGGAGCTGGAAAGCTGGGTTGCCAGCGGCGGGCAGGGTTGA
- the casB gene encoding type I-E CRISPR-associated protein Cse2/CasB, which yields MSVELPDFVALRARFESEAFSNGARAELRRLPDMESVALCPALYRLFPGQKPDDRHLRLAFLLPCCKHDAKAKSLGTQLAKAKVSEARVLQVARAHSPLDLIQLRRLLTHAEPAVNWAEFGKTLWYWGDRARRQLVEDYYLAQFPLAKGAQQ from the coding sequence ATGAGTGTCGAACTGCCTGATTTCGTCGCGCTGCGGGCGCGCTTTGAGAGCGAGGCGTTTTCGAACGGTGCGCGTGCCGAACTGCGGCGCTTGCCGGATATGGAATCCGTCGCGCTGTGTCCCGCCCTGTACCGCCTGTTTCCCGGCCAGAAGCCGGACGACCGCCACCTGCGGCTCGCGTTTCTGTTGCCGTGTTGCAAGCACGACGCCAAAGCCAAGTCGCTGGGCACACAGCTTGCCAAGGCCAAAGTGAGTGAAGCGCGCGTGTTGCAGGTCGCGCGGGCGCATTCGCCGCTGGATCTGATTCAACTGCGCCGCTTGCTGACGCACGCCGAACCCGCCGTGAACTGGGCGGAGTTTGGAAAAACGCTCTGGTACTGGGGCGATCGCGCCCGTCGCCAGCTCGTCGAAGACTATTACCTTGCCCAATTCCCACTCGCCAAAGGAGCCCAACAATGA
- the casA gene encoding type I-E CRISPR-associated protein Cse1/CasA, with translation MNLLDDPWIPVRADHGAGAFQLLTYRALLCETSENWQISLPRDDLELACLQLLVCMTQVMFLPDNDAALRQRLSAPLTPAEFDAAIAPCLDWFDLDHPTQPFMQARGVKAAEPTPIQKLLIGLPEGNNHTFFNEAGEVRHLSGPVAAIALFNQASNCPSFGGGFKGSLRGGAPITTLVFDRDLCHMVWRNVLTRPRVEERQIAVPGLAQDQPTWVSPIAEKSAMHWNQIGLMRGLFWQPARVELVKVDGARSCDVLGGEATAGYSGFHKEKFNFTVEGVWPHPHGAMTMSLKKGELEQRFASFTTTAPAWTHLSEFVIPRSLNDKDAKEGSTPAGPISQFHATTIDEPLNILVGGYRTNQASVLERRHELIGLAPGWGMEKRLFTLVGIGKDAKKALRGKLYFAVQGNKDKGLKGLGATVHETAEKLFYARTESLIHQTFSSDATFKEWGEARRHYAQQIADHCRAIFEELTDPYALKPELIPVIAWSRRALNIDLKKLTEETA, from the coding sequence ATGAACCTGCTTGATGACCCGTGGATTCCCGTGCGCGCCGACCACGGCGCAGGCGCGTTCCAGCTTCTGACTTACCGCGCTCTGCTGTGCGAGACGAGTGAGAACTGGCAGATCAGCCTGCCGCGCGACGACCTGGAACTGGCCTGCCTGCAACTGCTGGTGTGCATGACGCAGGTGATGTTCCTGCCGGACAACGATGCCGCATTGCGTCAGCGGCTGTCCGCGCCGCTCACGCCAGCCGAGTTCGATGCCGCTATTGCGCCCTGTCTCGACTGGTTTGATCTTGACCATCCCACCCAGCCTTTCATGCAGGCGCGCGGCGTCAAGGCAGCGGAGCCGACGCCAATCCAGAAGCTGCTGATCGGCTTGCCGGAAGGCAACAACCACACGTTTTTCAACGAAGCGGGCGAAGTCCGGCACCTCAGCGGGCCGGTCGCGGCAATTGCCTTGTTCAATCAGGCGAGCAACTGCCCCAGCTTCGGCGGCGGATTTAAGGGCAGCCTGCGCGGCGGTGCCCCGATCACCACGCTGGTGTTCGACCGCGACCTGTGCCACATGGTCTGGCGCAATGTGCTGACGCGCCCGCGCGTGGAAGAACGCCAGATCGCAGTGCCCGGCCTAGCGCAGGATCAGCCAACTTGGGTTTCTCCCATCGCCGAGAAATCGGCCATGCACTGGAACCAGATCGGCCTGATGCGTGGTTTGTTCTGGCAGCCCGCGCGCGTCGAGCTGGTCAAGGTCGATGGCGCTCGCTCGTGCGACGTACTGGGTGGCGAGGCGACGGCGGGCTACAGCGGGTTTCACAAGGAGAAATTCAATTTCACGGTCGAAGGCGTGTGGCCGCACCCGCACGGCGCGATGACCATGAGCCTAAAAAAAGGCGAGCTGGAACAACGTTTCGCCAGCTTCACCACCACCGCGCCGGCTTGGACGCATTTGAGCGAGTTCGTCATCCCGCGCAGTTTGAATGACAAGGACGCCAAGGAAGGCTCTACGCCTGCTGGACCGATCAGCCAGTTCCATGCGACAACCATCGACGAACCATTGAACATTCTTGTCGGCGGCTACCGCACGAATCAGGCTTCGGTGCTCGAACGCCGACACGAATTGATCGGGCTCGCGCCAGGCTGGGGAATGGAAAAGCGACTCTTCACACTCGTCGGGATCGGCAAGGACGCCAAAAAAGCCCTGCGCGGCAAGCTCTATTTTGCCGTGCAGGGGAACAAGGACAAGGGCTTGAAAGGCTTGGGTGCAACTGTGCATGAAACCGCCGAAAAGCTGTTCTACGCGCGCACCGAAAGCCTCATCCACCAGACCTTTTCCAGCGACGCAACGTTCAAAGAATGGGGCGAAGCACGCCGCCACTACGCGCAGCAGATTGCCGACCACTGCCGCGCTATTTTTGAAGAACTGACCGATCCTTATGCCTTGAAACCCGAGCTGATCCCGGTCATCGCCTGGTCGCGCCGCGCGCTCAACATCGATCTGAAAAAACTGACGGAGGAAACTGCATGA
- the cas3 gene encoding CRISPR-associated helicase/endonuclease Cas3, with amino-acid sequence MNPSPEFIAHYWGKADPNHSDTQTWHPLAYHMLDVAAVAAAWWDVCPALRGRFIAALPKTSENHLRAWVTFFVSLHDLGKADIRFQLKAPDALAAAWRMIAKGTDHEIPPQEISTFDHGHAGIAWAATEYETWLGARDADRAIWSGWDNWLAAVTGHHGDFPKPHFEGLAALEADPALIKHDRDARRTLVTAFASLFLQPAGLSLQDRPPTCSLPARALLAGFCASCDWLGSNTGEFNYRAPGPALADYLCERLDHIKSTRMLTRYGLLAPAQDYAGLPALLGCGEAPRGVQTLIDTLPTAPGLTLIEAPTGSGKTEAALAHAWRLLTAGEADSIVFALPTQATANAMFQRVEAFAAKAYGQANVVLAHGKRDFNAGFQQLVERGQRRTRQGDEEASVQCAAWLASSRKRVFLGQIGVCTVDQVLLSVLPVRHKFVRGFGLNKSVLIVDEVHAYDAYMYGLLGEVLKNQHACGGSAILLSATLSAPLRSKLLAAWESHTASETPDAPYPALWHAMGGAVTPLTVADEHRPPRREVGIECMRLAGAFPDGDLRTRIAEAAKHGALVAIVVNLVDDAQRLARALRELVSDSPEIEVDIFHARYRFADRQDKEAATLKHYGRHALRTTGRILVATQVVEQSLDLDFDWLITQICPVDLLFQRLGRLHRHQREQRPPGFDTPRCTVLTVERDDYGVFELIYGNARVLWRTDVLLNRSDKLVFPEAYRDGIERVYQHDDWDDEPERIACDFNKFSAEQRRREKDAQQLTSMTVSSFRDEDGRITSLTRDGEMSLSVLPLTTAGCLLDGQRIKAIAERDLAEQLNLNIVPCPASWAKRLHDCHKEADGLLAGLWQLVTDEAAPGMWQSSDGQFTYSQDFGLEKRHHEPA; translated from the coding sequence ATGAACCCGTCACCCGAATTCATCGCGCATTATTGGGGCAAGGCCGATCCCAACCATTCGGACACGCAGACATGGCATCCACTGGCGTATCACATGCTCGATGTGGCAGCGGTCGCCGCCGCCTGGTGGGATGTCTGCCCCGCGTTGCGCGGGAGGTTTATCGCAGCGCTTCCGAAAACGTCGGAAAATCACTTGCGTGCTTGGGTGACATTTTTTGTCTCCCTGCACGATCTGGGCAAGGCCGATATTCGCTTCCAGCTCAAAGCGCCGGACGCGCTGGCGGCGGCATGGCGCATGATTGCGAAGGGCACGGACCACGAAATTCCACCACAGGAAATCAGCACCTTCGACCACGGCCATGCCGGGATCGCGTGGGCGGCTACAGAGTACGAAACTTGGCTGGGTGCGCGCGACGCCGATCGTGCCATCTGGTCGGGCTGGGATAACTGGCTGGCTGCCGTGACCGGACACCACGGCGATTTCCCCAAGCCTCATTTCGAAGGCTTGGCCGCACTGGAGGCCGATCCTGCCCTGATCAAGCATGACCGCGACGCCCGCCGCACTCTCGTCACAGCGTTTGCAAGCCTGTTTCTCCAGCCCGCCGGACTCAGCCTGCAAGACCGGCCACCAACTTGCTCTTTGCCAGCCCGCGCGCTGCTTGCGGGGTTTTGCGCGAGTTGCGACTGGCTGGGGTCGAATACCGGCGAGTTTAACTATCGCGCACCCGGCCCGGCACTGGCGGACTACCTGTGCGAACGGCTCGACCACATTAAGTCAACCCGGATGCTCACGCGCTACGGCCTGCTCGCCCCCGCGCAGGACTACGCCGGTCTGCCCGCGCTGCTCGGCTGTGGCGAAGCACCGCGCGGCGTGCAGACGCTGATCGACACCTTGCCCACCGCGCCCGGCCTGACCCTGATCGAAGCGCCGACTGGCAGCGGCAAGACCGAAGCTGCGCTGGCCCACGCTTGGCGTTTGCTCACTGCGGGCGAGGCCGACAGCATCGTCTTCGCGCTGCCCACGCAGGCTACGGCCAACGCCATGTTCCAACGTGTGGAAGCCTTCGCCGCGAAAGCCTACGGCCAGGCCAACGTCGTCCTCGCCCACGGCAAGCGCGATTTCAACGCCGGTTTTCAGCAGCTTGTCGAGCGCGGCCAGCGCCGCACCCGGCAAGGCGACGAAGAAGCCAGCGTGCAATGCGCCGCTTGGCTCGCCAGCAGCCGCAAGCGGGTGTTTCTCGGGCAAATCGGCGTCTGCACCGTCGATCAGGTCTTGCTCTCGGTGCTGCCGGTGCGGCACAAGTTCGTGCGCGGATTCGGGCTCAACAAATCCGTGCTCATCGTCGACGAAGTCCACGCCTACGACGCCTACATGTACGGCCTGCTCGGCGAAGTGCTGAAAAACCAGCACGCCTGCGGCGGCAGCGCCATCCTGCTCTCGGCCACACTCTCTGCCCCGCTGCGCAGCAAGTTGCTCGCCGCCTGGGAATCGCACACCGCCAGCGAAACGCCGGACGCACCCTATCCAGCGCTCTGGCACGCCATGGGCGGTGCGGTAACGCCGCTGACCGTGGCAGACGAACACCGCCCGCCGCGCCGCGAAGTCGGCATCGAATGCATGCGGCTGGCTGGCGCCTTCCCTGACGGCGACTTGCGCACGCGCATAGCCGAGGCCGCCAAGCACGGCGCGCTAGTCGCCATCGTCGTCAATCTGGTCGATGATGCCCAGCGGCTGGCGCGCGCACTGCGCGAACTCGTCAGCGACAGCCCCGAAATCGAAGTGGACATCTTCCACGCCCGTTACCGCTTCGCCGACCGCCAGGACAAGGAAGCCGCCACACTCAAACACTACGGACGTCACGCCCTGCGCACGACTGGCCGGATTCTGGTCGCCACCCAGGTCGTCGAGCAAAGCCTCGACCTCGATTTCGACTGGCTGATTACCCAGATATGTCCGGTGGATTTGCTGTTCCAGCGTCTCGGTCGACTGCACCGCCACCAACGCGAGCAACGCCCGCCGGGTTTCGATACCCCGCGCTGCACTGTGCTGACGGTCGAGCGTGACGACTACGGCGTGTTCGAACTGATCTACGGCAACGCCCGCGTGCTGTGGCGCACCGATGTGCTGCTGAACCGCTCAGACAAGCTGGTTTTTCCCGAAGCGTATCGCGATGGAATCGAACGGGTGTATCAGCACGACGACTGGGACGATGAACCAGAGAGAATCGCCTGCGATTTCAACAAGTTCAGCGCGGAACAACGGCGCCGCGAAAAGGACGCCCAACAACTGACCAGCATGACGGTCAGCAGCTTCCGCGACGAAGACGGGCGCATCACCAGCCTGACCCGAGACGGCGAAATGAGCCTGAGCGTGTTGCCGTTGACTACCGCCGGCTGCCTGCTCGATGGTCAGCGTATCAAAGCCATCGCCGAACGCGATCTGGCCGAACAACTCAACCTCAACATCGTGCCTTGCCCGGCGAGCTGGGCAAAGCGCCTGCACGATTGCCACAAAGAAGCTGACGGCTTGCTGGCGGGTCTGTGGCAACTCGTCACAGACGAGGCCGCGCCCGGCATGTGGCAAAGTAGCGACGGTCAATTTACTTATTCGCAAGATTTCGGGCTGGAGAAACGCCACCATGAACCTGCTTGA
- a CDS encoding helix-turn-helix transcriptional regulator → MSKLDELYRLHRLLDGRRTGIARADLIGAHDFARATLSRLIADLRNKLNAPLIHDKDRGGYRYDTADGRFALPGLWFTADELLALVTLKHLLSNLEPGLLEDHLRPLQTRIDQLLASRHLSLGEAGRIRLLAMAARHKNPRHFQIVAGAVLQRHRLRIDYYNRERDESTAREISPQRLAHYRNNWYLDAWCHDKKSLRSFAVECIREVEPLTKPAKTVAESTLNRELGSSYGIFSGKPRAVAVLVFTAKRARWVAEEIWHPEQQSRWLADGRYELRVPYSDDRELLMDVLKYGAEVEVVAPDEFREVVKNALDAAASQYWRGKSKGSGFEPGGE, encoded by the coding sequence TTGAGCAAACTCGACGAACTCTACCGACTTCACCGCCTGCTCGACGGGCGACGCACCGGCATCGCGCGCGCCGACCTGATCGGTGCGCATGATTTCGCGCGTGCCACCCTTTCCAGACTGATCGCCGACCTGCGCAACAAACTCAACGCCCCGCTCATCCACGACAAGGATCGCGGCGGCTACCGTTACGACACAGCCGACGGCCGCTTCGCCCTTCCCGGCCTGTGGTTCACCGCCGACGAACTGCTCGCCCTGGTCACCCTGAAACACCTGCTCAGCAATCTGGAGCCCGGCCTGCTCGAAGACCACCTGCGCCCCCTGCAAACCCGCATCGACCAGCTGCTTGCCAGCCGTCACCTCAGCTTGGGCGAAGCCGGCCGCATCCGCCTGCTGGCCATGGCTGCGCGGCATAAAAACCCACGTCACTTTCAGATCGTCGCAGGCGCCGTCCTGCAGCGCCATCGGCTCCGCATCGACTATTACAACCGCGAACGAGACGAATCCACGGCGCGCGAAATCTCTCCGCAGCGGCTCGCCCACTACCGCAACAACTGGTATCTCGACGCCTGGTGCCACGACAAAAAAAGCCTGCGCAGCTTCGCCGTCGAATGCATCCGCGAAGTCGAGCCACTCACCAAACCTGCCAAGACCGTCGCCGAATCCACGCTCAACCGCGAACTCGGCAGCAGCTACGGCATCTTTTCCGGGAAACCCCGCGCTGTGGCCGTCCTCGTCTTCACAGCCAAACGCGCCCGCTGGGTGGCCGAAGAAATCTGGCACCCCGAGCAACAGAGCCGCTGGTTGGCGGATGGCCGGTACGAACTGCGCGTGCCGTATTCCGACGACCGCGAGTTGCTGATGGATGTTTTGAAATACGGCGCGGAGGTGGAAGTGGTCGCGCCAGACGAATTTCGCGAAGTCGTTAAAAATGCGCTTGATGCGGCGGCAAGCCAGTATTGGCGCGGAAAATCCAAAGGCTCAGGTTTTGAGCCTGGGGGCGAGTAG
- a CDS encoding TSUP family transporter, whose product MEFGSWVPLALIGLAALLAAGMSFFSGFGLGTLLLPVFALFFPVPLAIAATAMVHLANNLFKFGLMQRHANWPLVWRFGLPAAGAALLGASLMVWLDALPVLARYTLVGMQMEITPIQFVIGALIVAFALLEFWPRFQHMSFAPRWMPLGGVLSGFLGGLSGNQGALRTAFLLKAGLSKEAFLATGIVAAVLVDLSRLLVYGLGPLSTHWAASDDWLAPVAVLCAFLGSFLGQRLLPKVTLDSVRVGVAALMLLIGLGLMVGLI is encoded by the coding sequence ATGGAGTTCGGCTCGTGGGTTCCGTTGGCGCTCATTGGCTTGGCGGCGCTGCTGGCGGCGGGGATGAGCTTTTTTTCTGGCTTCGGGCTGGGCACGCTGTTGCTGCCGGTGTTCGCCCTGTTCTTTCCGGTGCCGCTGGCGATAGCGGCCACCGCGATGGTGCATTTGGCCAACAACCTGTTCAAGTTTGGCCTCATGCAGCGCCACGCCAACTGGCCGCTGGTGTGGCGCTTTGGCCTGCCCGCTGCAGGCGCGGCCTTGCTCGGGGCCAGCCTGATGGTTTGGCTCGATGCGTTGCCGGTGTTGGCACGCTACACCCTGGTCGGGATGCAGATGGAGATCACCCCGATCCAGTTCGTGATCGGGGCCTTGATCGTAGCCTTTGCCCTGCTGGAGTTTTGGCCACGCTTCCAGCATATGTCTTTTGCCCCGCGCTGGATGCCGCTGGGCGGCGTGCTGTCGGGCTTTTTGGGTGGACTCTCGGGCAATCAAGGGGCTTTGCGCACGGCTTTTTTGCTCAAGGCGGGCTTGTCCAAAGAGGCTTTCCTGGCCACCGGAATCGTTGCGGCGGTGCTGGTGGATCTGTCGCGCCTGCTGGTCTATGGCCTGGGGCCGCTCAGCACGCACTGGGCCGCCAGCGACGACTGGTTGGCCCCGGTGGCGGTGCTGTGCGCCTTCTTGGGCTCCTTCCTGGGCCAGCGGCTGCTGCCCAAAGTCACGCTGGACAGCGTGCGCGTGGGTGTGGCCGCCCTGATGCTGCTGATCGGCTTGGGTTTGATGGTCGGGCTGATTTAG
- a CDS encoding acyl-CoA dehydratase activase-related protein, producing MKAPSSAPKKSWFQPAPTEAERAEQRQARAKLRIGIPRVLNIWSTHQFWFGFLEALGIDPRRIEFSSDTSDEQSRTYAKGRGTVDCCYPVKCISGHYGELLARSKRKIDILFSPMIHSVPSYLDGHVDASLTCPRVMAASENIKAGFIKERDAFAEARVLHVTPFVSLADPPVVPKQLYEGMQDAFPGLTLAETTHAVEVGYRTLNAYNQRLRAKAREILEWCAREQRPCILVLARPYHMDPGIGHEIEVDLQAHGYPVLWAQYLPTDPDLLHWMFDPDIAEGHIRSPLDIRDVWKSSYSGNTNEIMWGAKVAARMPWIAAVVRLASYECGMDQPTYSPVQSIVERSGTLFFSFQDLDSTKPAGSVKIRVETVAHYLAKQGADIIGKKLAASQPDCPLLKA from the coding sequence GTGAAGGCGCCTTCAAGCGCGCCAAAGAAGAGCTGGTTCCAGCCGGCGCCGACTGAAGCCGAGCGGGCCGAACAACGCCAGGCGCGCGCCAAGCTGCGCATCGGCATTCCGCGCGTGCTCAACATCTGGAGCACGCACCAATTCTGGTTTGGCTTCTTGGAGGCGCTGGGGATAGATCCGCGGCGCATCGAATTCTCCTCCGATACATCGGATGAGCAGTCGCGCACCTACGCCAAGGGGCGCGGCACGGTGGACTGCTGCTACCCGGTCAAGTGCATCTCGGGGCATTACGGTGAGTTGTTGGCGCGCAGCAAGCGCAAGATCGACATCCTGTTCTCGCCCATGATCCACTCCGTGCCCTCGTACCTCGACGGGCATGTGGATGCCTCGCTCACCTGTCCGCGCGTGATGGCGGCCTCGGAGAACATCAAGGCCGGTTTCATCAAAGAGCGCGACGCCTTTGCCGAAGCCCGGGTGTTGCACGTCACGCCGTTTGTGTCGCTGGCCGACCCGCCGGTGGTGCCCAAGCAGTTGTACGAGGGCATGCAGGATGCTTTTCCCGGTCTGACGCTGGCCGAAACCACGCACGCGGTGGAGGTCGGCTACCGCACGCTGAATGCCTACAACCAGCGCCTGCGCGCCAAGGCACGTGAGATTTTGGAGTGGTGCGCGCGCGAGCAGCGCCCGTGCATCTTGGTGCTGGCGCGGCCCTACCACATGGACCCGGGCATCGGGCACGAGATCGAGGTCGATTTGCAGGCGCACGGCTACCCGGTTCTGTGGGCGCAGTACCTGCCCACCGACCCCGATTTGCTGCACTGGATGTTCGACCCCGACATCGCCGAGGGCCACATCCGTTCGCCGCTCGACATCCGCGATGTCTGGAAATCCTCCTACAGCGGCAACACCAACGAGATCATGTGGGGCGCCAAGGTGGCGGCGCGCATGCCCTGGATTGCGGCCGTGGTGCGGCTGGCCAGCTACGAGTGCGGCATGGATCAGCCCACCTATTCGCCGGTGCAATCGATCGTGGAGCGCTCTGGCACCCTATTCTTTTCCTTCCAAGATTTGGATTCGACCAAACCGGCCGGCTCGGTCAAGATCCGGGTTGAAACCGTGGCGCACTACCTGGCCAAGCAAGGGGCCGACATCATCGGCAAAAAACTCGCCGCCAGCCAGCCCGACTGCCCTTTGCTTAAGGCCTGA